A single region of the Mycobacterium avium subsp. avium genome encodes:
- a CDS encoding helix-turn-helix domain-containing protein: MTLAPDRRPASPPHRPAPGDQRNRGGGPSAPLPDLDQPVEFWPTAAIRSALQSGDIATWKRIAGALKRDPYGRTARQVEEVLDGTRPYGIAKALWEVLERARAHLEANERAEVARHVRLLIDRSGLGQQEFASRIGVSAEELGSYLDGSTSPTAALMIRIRRLSDRFVKVKSARSAESN, translated from the coding sequence GTGACGTTGGCACCCGACCGACGCCCGGCTTCGCCGCCGCACCGGCCGGCCCCGGGGGACCAGCGCAACCGCGGCGGCGGGCCGTCCGCCCCGCTGCCGGACCTCGACCAGCCGGTGGAATTCTGGCCGACCGCCGCCATCCGTTCGGCTCTGCAGAGCGGTGACATCGCCACCTGGAAGCGCATCGCCGGCGCGTTGAAGCGCGACCCCTACGGCCGCACCGCGCGCCAGGTCGAAGAGGTGCTCGACGGCACCCGGCCCTACGGCATCGCCAAGGCGCTGTGGGAGGTACTCGAGCGTGCCCGCGCCCACCTGGAGGCCAACGAGCGCGCCGAGGTGGCTCGCCACGTGCGGCTGCTCATCGATCGGTCCGGCCTGGGCCAGCAGGAGTTCGCGTCCCGCATCGGGGTCAGCGCCGAGGAGCTGGGCAGCTACCTGGACGGCAGCACCAGCCCGACGGCCGCGCTGATGATCCGGATCCGCCGGCTGTCCGACCGGTTCGTCAAGGTGAAGTCCGCCCGCTCCGCCGAATCCAACTGA
- a CDS encoding M13 family metallopeptidase, giving the protein MTNTAIRSGIDLSHVDDSIRPQDDLFGHVNGRWLAEYEIPADRATDGAFRQLYDRAEEQVRDLIVEASEQGAAAGGDDAQRIGDLYASFLDEDTVQRRGLQPLLDELALIDEAADAAALAAVMGALQRTGVGGGVALYVDTDAKNSARYLVHVTQSGIGLPDESYFRDEQHAEVLAAYPGHIARMLRLVFGDSADDHAETAARIVALEAKLAAAHWDVVKRRDADLTYNLRTFADLRTEGSGFDWDGWLQALGATPDAVAELVVRQPDYLTAFAALWESLDLDEWKWWARWRVIRARAGWLTDELVAADFDFYGRLLTGAEQIRDRWKRAVSLVESLMGDAVGKLYVARHFPPGAKARIDELVSNLRAAYRISISDLDWMTPQTRQRALAKLDKFTAKVGYPAKWRDYSALVIDRGDLYGNYQRGYAVNHDRELAKLGGPVDRDEWFMTPQTVNAYYNPGMNEIVFPAAILQPPFFDAEADDAANYGGIGAVIGHEIGHGFDDQGAKYDGDGNLVDWWTDADRTEFASRTKALIEQYDAYTPRGLPSGYHVNGAFTVGENIGDLGGLSIALLAYQLSLNGQPAPVIDGLSGVQRVFYGWAQVWRTKSREAEAIRRLAVDPHSPPEFRCNGVIRNMDAFYDAFDGADEGALFLEPDRRVKIWN; this is encoded by the coding sequence GTGACGAATACGGCCATCCGCTCGGGGATCGACCTGAGCCATGTCGACGACAGCATCCGCCCGCAAGACGACCTGTTCGGTCACGTCAACGGCCGCTGGCTGGCCGAATACGAGATACCCGCCGACCGGGCCACCGACGGCGCCTTCCGGCAGCTCTACGACCGCGCCGAGGAGCAGGTGCGCGACCTGATCGTCGAGGCCAGCGAGCAGGGTGCGGCCGCCGGCGGTGACGACGCCCAACGCATCGGCGACCTGTACGCCAGCTTCCTGGACGAGGACACCGTGCAGCGCCGCGGCCTGCAGCCCCTGCTCGACGAGCTGGCGCTCATCGACGAGGCCGCCGACGCCGCCGCCCTGGCGGCGGTGATGGGTGCGCTGCAGCGCACCGGCGTCGGCGGCGGCGTCGCGCTGTATGTGGACACCGACGCCAAGAACTCGGCCCGTTACCTGGTGCACGTCACGCAGTCCGGCATCGGCCTGCCCGACGAGTCGTACTTCCGCGACGAGCAGCATGCCGAGGTGCTGGCCGCCTACCCCGGACACATCGCCCGGATGCTGCGCCTGGTATTCGGCGATTCGGCCGACGACCACGCCGAGACCGCGGCCCGCATCGTGGCCCTGGAGGCCAAACTGGCTGCCGCGCACTGGGATGTGGTCAAGCGTCGCGACGCCGACCTCACCTACAACCTGCGCACCTTCGCCGACCTGCGCACCGAGGGCAGCGGCTTCGACTGGGACGGCTGGCTGCAGGCGCTGGGCGCCACACCCGACGCGGTGGCCGAACTCGTTGTGCGTCAACCCGATTACCTGACCGCCTTCGCGGCGCTGTGGGAAAGCCTGGACCTCGACGAGTGGAAATGGTGGGCGCGGTGGCGAGTCATCCGGGCCCGCGCCGGCTGGCTGACCGACGAGCTGGTGGCAGCCGACTTCGACTTCTACGGTCGCCTGCTGACCGGTGCCGAGCAGATCCGCGACCGGTGGAAGCGGGCGGTCTCCCTGGTCGAGAGCCTGATGGGGGACGCCGTCGGAAAGCTCTATGTGGCACGGCATTTCCCGCCCGGAGCCAAGGCCCGCATCGACGAGCTGGTGAGCAACCTGCGGGCGGCCTACCGGATCAGCATCAGCGACCTGGACTGGATGACACCGCAGACCCGGCAGCGGGCGCTGGCCAAGCTGGACAAGTTCACCGCCAAGGTCGGCTACCCGGCCAAGTGGCGCGACTACTCCGCGCTGGTGATCGACCGGGGCGACCTGTACGGCAACTACCAGCGGGGCTACGCCGTCAACCACGACCGGGAGCTGGCCAAGCTCGGCGGGCCGGTGGACCGCGACGAATGGTTCATGACGCCGCAGACGGTCAACGCGTACTACAACCCGGGCATGAACGAGATCGTGTTCCCGGCGGCCATTTTGCAGCCGCCGTTCTTCGACGCCGAGGCCGACGACGCCGCCAACTACGGCGGCATCGGCGCGGTGATCGGCCACGAGATCGGCCACGGCTTCGACGACCAGGGCGCGAAATACGACGGCGACGGCAACCTGGTCGACTGGTGGACCGACGCCGACCGGACCGAATTCGCCTCCCGCACAAAGGCTCTCATCGAACAGTACGACGCCTACACGCCGCGCGGTCTGCCCAGCGGCTACCACGTGAACGGGGCGTTCACCGTCGGGGAGAACATCGGCGATCTGGGCGGCCTGTCGATCGCGCTGCTGGCCTACCAGTTGTCGCTGAACGGGCAGCCCGCCCCGGTGATCGACGGCCTGTCCGGGGTGCAGCGCGTGTTCTACGGTTGGGCGCAGGTGTGGCGAACCAAATCCCGTGAGGCCGAAGCGATCCGGCGACTCGCGGTGGACCCGCACTCACCGCCGGAGTTCCGCTGCAACGGCGTGATCCGCAACATGGACGCCTTCTACGACGCCTTCGACGGCGCCGACGAGGGCGCGCTGTTCCTGGAACCCGACCGGCGGGTCAAGATCTGGAACTGA
- a CDS encoding Dps family protein: MAATTPLANGRAARRAEAEVGVFTASPQFAANLQQVLVDLIELHLQAKQAHWNIVGINFRDLHLQLDELVDAAREAGDNIAERLRALAATPDGRSDTVAATTSLPQFPAGEQDTRAVVDLITTRVYATVDTIRSVHDAVDAEDPTTSDLLHQIIDSLEKLAWMIKSENRTI; encoded by the coding sequence GTGGCAGCTACGACACCTCTCGCGAATGGGCGGGCGGCCCGACGAGCCGAAGCAGAGGTCGGCGTCTTCACGGCGTCCCCGCAGTTTGCCGCCAACCTGCAACAAGTGCTGGTTGATCTCATCGAGCTGCACCTGCAGGCTAAACAAGCCCACTGGAACATCGTGGGAATCAACTTCCGCGACCTGCACTTGCAGCTGGATGAACTCGTCGACGCGGCGCGCGAGGCCGGCGACAACATTGCCGAGCGGCTGCGCGCCTTGGCAGCCACTCCGGATGGCCGGTCCGACACCGTCGCAGCGACGACCAGCCTGCCGCAGTTCCCCGCCGGCGAGCAGGACACCAGGGCTGTCGTGGATCTGATCACCACGCGTGTTTACGCGACGGTCGACACGATCCGATCGGTGCACGACGCCGTGGACGCAGAAGATCCCACTACATCGGACCTGCTTCATCAGATCATCGACTCGCTGGAGAAGCTCGCGTGGATGATCAAATCGGAGAACCGAACGATTTAA
- a CDS encoding LysR family transcriptional regulator: MATLLQLKAFLAVVDQGGFTAASRSLGMSQPAVSRAVAGLERELGSPLLIRHRDRILLNAPGKRALAHARSAVRHLDQMRAEVSAAAKLRGTLRIASLPYTTELLIAPQLQKFSERHPSVEIRVLEGGEPEIRDWLDLGAADAGVISLPATGLSAAFLAAQDMVAVLPSEHRLAAFSEVHYADLAKEPFIRSTGGCAHVFMAVADQVGVEFDVAFEAHGLMAVLEIVTAGLGVSIVPVAAVARPRAGIAVKRLVPKTTRNLAVAVSASAGSAARAFLEQIAALDGSERAGA, from the coding sequence ATGGCGACGCTGCTGCAGCTGAAAGCCTTCCTTGCGGTTGTCGACCAGGGCGGCTTCACCGCCGCGAGCCGTTCGCTGGGCATGTCGCAACCAGCGGTCAGCCGCGCCGTCGCCGGCCTCGAAAGGGAATTGGGATCACCGCTGCTGATTCGGCATCGGGATCGCATCCTGCTCAACGCGCCCGGGAAGCGCGCACTGGCGCACGCCCGTTCAGCGGTGCGGCACTTGGACCAAATGCGCGCAGAGGTGTCGGCTGCCGCGAAGCTCAGAGGCACGCTGCGCATTGCGAGCCTGCCCTACACGACTGAGTTGCTCATCGCTCCGCAGCTGCAGAAGTTTTCCGAACGGCATCCATCTGTGGAAATCCGGGTGTTGGAAGGGGGTGAGCCGGAAATCCGCGACTGGCTCGACCTGGGCGCCGCGGACGCAGGCGTAATCTCCCTTCCGGCAACCGGATTGAGTGCGGCATTCTTGGCCGCGCAGGACATGGTTGCGGTACTGCCCTCCGAACATCGCTTGGCCGCGTTCAGCGAGGTTCACTACGCCGATCTGGCCAAGGAGCCATTCATTCGCTCCACCGGAGGATGCGCACACGTTTTTATGGCGGTGGCCGATCAAGTGGGTGTCGAATTCGATGTCGCTTTCGAGGCCCATGGGTTGATGGCGGTGCTTGAGATCGTGACCGCAGGCCTGGGCGTCAGTATTGTGCCGGTCGCCGCGGTAGCGAGACCCCGAGCCGGGATAGCCGTCAAGCGGCTTGTCCCGAAGACCACCCGCAACCTCGCTGTCGCCGTCAGCGCGAGCGCCGGCTCAGCGGCCCGAGCCTTCCTCGAACAGATCGCGGCTCTCGATGGCAGCGAGCGGGCGGGAGCATGA
- a CDS encoding GMC family oxidoreductase, with protein sequence MSQRELHDVVVVGAGTAGSVVAARLTEDSTLRVLLLETGSARPPRASITPPAWPTLLQGEASWGDVTTVQTAIGRAVPFARGRGIGGSSTINAMVFARGHRDSYSRWRDNGAAGWSFDELLPYFKRSESMCGKDPSLRGQDGPMAVAPAAHPNPVLVACLCAAIQQGYPRAADISGGLEVGFGFTDLNIVDGKRQSAADAYLLPALDRPNLEFHSGATVHRLRIRGSRCTGVEYTTAEGRQVTAAAREIILCAGAIGSPHLLLASGIGPPNHLRSFRVDVALELPGVGANLQDHPIVPLVYRAARPVPAGRYNHGELLGLIRRHATGGPPEIQIFGVDSADVPGLGGADGYVLGVSVMQPVSRGRVGLSGPTIQEPPAIDPNYLSDDRDMGLMIEGLRIGRKIGMSQALDPWRAEELAPGDDAVDDAALRSYIQRSVASYFHPVGTCAMGTGPESVVDNQLRLHGIDNLRVIDASVMPSLPSNNTAATVYAIAERGADLVRLG encoded by the coding sequence TTGTCACAGCGCGAGTTACATGACGTCGTCGTTGTCGGCGCGGGCACCGCCGGGTCCGTGGTCGCTGCCCGGCTGACAGAAGACAGCACGTTGCGTGTGCTTTTACTGGAGACTGGCAGCGCCCGTCCTCCCCGTGCGAGCATCACGCCACCGGCCTGGCCGACTCTGCTGCAGGGCGAGGCTAGCTGGGGAGACGTGACCACAGTGCAAACGGCAATCGGCCGAGCCGTTCCCTTTGCGCGAGGTCGCGGCATCGGAGGATCGTCGACCATCAATGCGATGGTGTTCGCCCGGGGACATCGCGACAGCTACTCACGCTGGCGTGACAACGGCGCGGCGGGGTGGAGTTTCGACGAATTGCTCCCCTACTTCAAGCGCAGTGAATCGATGTGCGGCAAGGACCCGTCCCTGCGCGGACAGGACGGTCCGATGGCGGTGGCTCCGGCAGCCCACCCCAACCCGGTACTGGTCGCATGTCTTTGCGCCGCAATACAGCAGGGCTACCCGCGAGCCGCAGACATCAGCGGCGGCCTTGAGGTGGGCTTCGGCTTCACCGATCTCAACATCGTCGATGGGAAGCGGCAGAGCGCGGCAGACGCCTACCTGCTGCCGGCGCTTGATCGGCCCAACCTTGAATTTCACTCTGGCGCAACGGTTCACCGGCTTCGCATCCGCGGGAGTCGCTGCACCGGCGTCGAGTACACCACCGCCGAGGGCCGGCAGGTGACGGCGGCGGCCCGGGAGATCATCTTGTGCGCGGGCGCAATCGGGTCGCCGCATCTGCTGCTGGCTTCCGGAATCGGGCCGCCGAACCATCTCCGGTCCTTCCGGGTCGACGTCGCCCTGGAGTTGCCTGGGGTCGGTGCGAACCTGCAGGATCATCCGATCGTTCCGCTGGTCTATCGCGCCGCGCGTCCCGTGCCGGCCGGCCGGTACAACCACGGGGAGCTGCTCGGGCTCATCCGGCGCCACGCAACCGGCGGACCACCGGAGATCCAGATCTTCGGCGTCGACTCCGCGGACGTTCCGGGCCTCGGCGGAGCCGATGGATACGTGCTGGGAGTCTCCGTCATGCAGCCAGTCAGCCGCGGGCGCGTCGGACTTTCGGGCCCCACCATCCAGGAGCCGCCCGCCATCGACCCGAACTACCTCAGCGACGATCGCGACATGGGCCTCATGATCGAGGGCCTGCGGATCGGCCGCAAAATCGGGATGTCGCAGGCGCTCGATCCATGGAGGGCCGAGGAACTCGCACCCGGCGACGACGCCGTCGACGACGCGGCGCTGCGCTCGTACATTCAGCGGTCCGTCGCGTCCTACTTTCACCCGGTTGGCACGTGCGCGATGGGTACTGGGCCGGAGTCGGTCGTGGACAATCAATTACGTCTGCACGGCATCGATAACCTTCGCGTAATAGACGCTTCGGTGATGCCCTCGCTCCCATCGAACAACACCGCCGCAACGGTCTACGCAATCGCCGAACGAGGCGCCGATCTCGTTCGTCTCGGATGA
- a CDS encoding GlxA family transcriptional regulator, with protein MRFVADSSATPRVVVIVVFDDVTMLDVAGAGEVFAEANRFGADYLLKIASVDGRDVTTSIGTRLGVTDAVSSIKSADTVLVAGSDNLPRRPIDPELVEAVKSVADRTRRLASICTGSFILGQAGLLDGRRATTHWHDVRLFARAFPEITVEPDALFVCDGDVFTSAGISSGIDLALALVEMDYGTELVRAVARWLVVYLKRAGGQSQFSALVEAEPPPQSPLRKVTAAISADPAADHSVKSLSARASLSTRQLTRLFQSELGTTPARYVEMVRIDAARAALDAGRSVAESARLAGFGSAETLRRVFAEHLGLSPKAYRDRFRTAARG; from the coding sequence ATGAGATTCGTGGCCGACAGCAGTGCAACCCCGCGCGTCGTGGTGATCGTCGTCTTCGACGATGTGACGATGCTCGACGTCGCGGGAGCGGGTGAGGTCTTCGCCGAGGCCAACCGATTCGGCGCCGACTACCTGCTCAAGATCGCGTCGGTGGACGGCCGCGACGTCACCACCTCGATCGGAACCCGGCTGGGCGTCACGGACGCGGTGTCGTCGATCAAGTCGGCCGACACCGTTCTGGTCGCCGGCAGCGACAACCTGCCCCGGCGGCCGATTGATCCCGAGCTCGTCGAGGCGGTCAAGTCGGTGGCGGACCGCACCAGGCGACTCGCCTCGATTTGCACGGGCTCGTTCATCCTGGGGCAGGCCGGCCTGCTGGACGGCAGGCGTGCCACCACGCACTGGCATGACGTGCGGTTGTTCGCCCGAGCCTTCCCGGAAATCACCGTCGAACCGGACGCGCTGTTCGTCTGTGACGGCGATGTGTTCACCTCGGCCGGGATATCGTCAGGCATCGACCTGGCGTTGGCGTTGGTCGAAATGGATTACGGCACTGAGTTGGTTCGCGCCGTTGCCCGATGGTTGGTGGTATACCTCAAGCGCGCGGGCGGGCAGTCGCAATTTTCGGCGTTGGTCGAGGCCGAACCCCCGCCGCAGTCTCCGTTGCGTAAGGTCACGGCGGCGATCTCGGCCGACCCGGCAGCCGACCACAGCGTGAAAAGCCTTTCGGCGCGTGCGTCTTTGAGTACACGTCAGCTGACGAGGTTGTTTCAGTCCGAATTGGGGACCACCCCGGCGCGCTACGTCGAGATGGTTCGAATCGACGCCGCCCGCGCCGCCCTCGACGCTGGCCGCAGCGTCGCCGAGAGCGCCCGACTGGCCGGCTTCGGAAGCGCCGAGACGCTGCGCCGGGTGTTCGCCGAACACCTCGGTCTCTCACCGAAGGCCTACCGGGACCGGTTCCGGACTGCGGCACGCGGATGA
- a CDS encoding oxidoreductase has protein sequence MPKTWFITGSSRGLGRALTTAVLDRGDQVVATARRPAQLDELVDRYGPRIRACELDVTDRAAARRAIAAAVTAFGRIDVVVNNAGYANSAPVEEVSDDDFRAQVETNFFGVVNVTKAALSVLHRQRAGHIVQISSVGGRVGGSPGIAAYQASKFAVAGFSEALAAEVAPLGIKVTIAEPGALRTEWAGSSMAVATVSPDYESTVGAMNRRRAGFNRNAPGDPARAAHAIIEVVMADDPPLRLLLGSDALSAALAKSHQQIAEANRWAELSKSVDYPPVATPHRAARSR, from the coding sequence ATGCCGAAGACGTGGTTCATCACCGGCAGCTCGCGCGGGCTCGGCCGCGCCCTGACGACCGCGGTGCTTGACCGTGGTGACCAGGTCGTCGCGACCGCCCGTCGCCCCGCACAGCTCGATGAACTCGTCGACCGGTACGGTCCCCGGATCCGGGCTTGTGAGCTCGACGTCACCGATCGAGCTGCCGCGCGGCGTGCCATCGCGGCCGCCGTCACGGCGTTCGGCCGGATCGACGTCGTGGTGAACAACGCCGGTTACGCCAATTCCGCACCCGTGGAGGAGGTTTCCGACGACGATTTCCGCGCGCAGGTGGAAACTAACTTCTTCGGTGTCGTGAACGTCACGAAAGCCGCGCTCTCCGTGCTGCACCGGCAACGGGCCGGCCACATCGTGCAGATCTCCTCGGTTGGCGGCCGCGTTGGTGGATCCCCGGGCATCGCCGCGTACCAGGCGTCCAAGTTCGCCGTCGCAGGGTTCTCGGAGGCACTCGCCGCGGAGGTAGCTCCGCTCGGTATCAAGGTGACGATCGCCGAACCGGGGGCCTTGCGCACGGAATGGGCCGGCTCGTCGATGGCCGTCGCGACCGTCTCGCCGGACTACGAAAGCACCGTCGGTGCGATGAACCGCCGCCGCGCTGGTTTCAACCGCAACGCTCCGGGCGATCCCGCCCGCGCCGCGCACGCGATCATCGAGGTGGTTATGGCCGACGATCCGCCACTGCGGCTGCTACTCGGCTCCGATGCGCTCAGTGCCGCGCTGGCCAAGTCACATCAGCAGATTGCCGAGGCGAACCGGTGGGCGGAGTTGAGTAAATCCGTAGACTATCCGCCCGTCGCCACCCCACACCGAGCTGCGCGCAGTCGATGA
- a CDS encoding alpha/beta fold hydrolase translates to MTTATVVSPDGTVIGYESVGAGPPLLLVHGSTGTRARWRPVTPVLARRYTVHAMDRRGRGLSTAEAEPYSLGREAEDVAAVAEAVGGDVYVVGHSYGALAVLDAAPITRAFRRIVLYEPPIPSLGLDVGSPGGWARITALSDPRDILEAFYRETLQLPESAIKDLANREFPYLAGSIRHTAGRELAQTRAFRLTERHANITTPVRMLLGTESPAYLRAATAVLAAMIPGATIVALHGQGHQAIDYDPDQFVRAVLEFDSEEVDSGGVGAVTA, encoded by the coding sequence ATGACCACGGCAACCGTGGTCTCCCCCGACGGCACCGTCATCGGCTATGAATCCGTCGGCGCCGGACCGCCTTTGCTGCTGGTGCACGGCAGCACGGGCACGCGGGCCCGCTGGCGCCCGGTGACGCCGGTGCTGGCGCGGCGCTACACGGTGCACGCGATGGACCGCCGCGGCCGGGGACTCAGCACGGCCGAGGCCGAACCCTACAGCTTGGGCCGGGAGGCCGAGGACGTCGCGGCCGTTGCCGAGGCCGTCGGCGGCGACGTCTACGTCGTCGGGCATTCCTACGGGGCGTTGGCGGTCCTGGACGCCGCCCCGATCACACGCGCCTTCCGGCGGATCGTGCTCTACGAGCCGCCCATACCCTCGCTCGGCCTCGACGTCGGCTCGCCTGGGGGCTGGGCACGGATCACGGCGCTGTCCGACCCACGCGACATCCTCGAAGCGTTCTACCGCGAAACCCTGCAGCTACCCGAGTCGGCCATCAAAGACCTTGCCAACCGCGAGTTTCCGTACCTCGCGGGGTCGATCCGGCATACCGCCGGCCGGGAACTCGCGCAGACCCGCGCCTTCCGCTTAACGGAGCGGCATGCGAACATCACCACACCGGTCCGCATGTTGCTCGGCACCGAGAGCCCCGCGTATTTGCGGGCGGCCACCGCGGTCCTCGCCGCGATGATCCCGGGCGCCACGATCGTCGCCCTGCACGGACAGGGGCACCAGGCGATCGACTACGACCCGGATCAGTTCGTCCGGGCGGTGCTGGAATTCGACTCCGAGGAGGTCGACTCCGGCGGTGTCGGGGCGGTCACCGCCTAG
- a CDS encoding molybdopterin oxidoreductase family protein, whose protein sequence is MTGEWQPSACILCECNCGIVVQVEDRRLARIRGDKAHPASQGYTCNKALRLDHYQNSRARLTSPLRRRPDGSYEEIDWDTAIVEIAEGFKRIRDSYGGDKIFYYGGGGQGNHLGGAYSGAFLKALGSRYRSNALAQEKTGESWIDGQLYGGHTRGEFEHAEVAVFVGKNPWMSQSFPRARVVLNEIAKDPARSMIVIDPVVTDTAKMADFHLRVRPGTDAWCLAALAAVLVQENLCDEAFLAEHVRGADAVRHALRDVAVSEYAAHCGVDEELLRTAARRIGTADSVAVFEDLGVQQAPNSTLCSYLNKLLWILTGNFAKRGGQHLHSSFAPLFGQFSGRTPVTGAPIISGLVPSNVVPEEILTDHPDRFRAMIVESSNPAHSLANSAACREAFASLELMVVIDVAMTETARLAHYVLPAASQFEKPEATFFNLEFPRNTFQLRRPLLTPLPGTLPEPEIWARLVRALGVVTEADLRPLHDAARRGRHAYTEAFLTAVSTNPTVAQLLPFVLYETLGPTLPDGLRGAAALWGLAQKTALTYPEAVRRAGHADGNALFDAILDNPSGVTFTVHDYADDFTLIGHPDHKIALEIPAMLQELAKLSSGPPRLTTEEFPIVLSVGERRAYTANDIFRDPSWRKRDAEGALRVSVEDAQALGLADGCRARISTAAGSAEATVEISETMLAGHAALPNGFGLDYVGDDGRTVVPGVAPNALTSTQWRDPYAGTPWHKHVPARIEALADARR, encoded by the coding sequence ATGACCGGTGAATGGCAACCCAGCGCCTGCATCCTCTGTGAATGCAACTGCGGCATCGTCGTCCAAGTGGAAGACCGCCGGCTGGCCCGCATCCGCGGCGACAAGGCGCACCCCGCCTCGCAGGGCTACACCTGCAACAAGGCGCTGCGGCTGGACCACTACCAGAACAGCCGCGCCCGGTTGACCTCGCCGCTGCGCCGCCGCCCCGACGGCAGCTACGAGGAGATCGACTGGGACACCGCGATCGTCGAGATCGCCGAGGGGTTCAAGCGCATTCGCGACAGCTACGGCGGCGACAAGATCTTCTACTACGGCGGCGGCGGGCAGGGCAACCATCTGGGCGGGGCCTACAGCGGCGCCTTCCTGAAGGCGCTGGGCTCGCGCTACCGGTCGAATGCGTTGGCGCAGGAGAAAACCGGGGAGTCCTGGATCGACGGCCAGCTGTACGGCGGTCACACCCGCGGCGAGTTCGAGCACGCCGAGGTCGCGGTGTTCGTCGGGAAGAATCCGTGGATGTCGCAGAGCTTTCCGCGCGCCCGGGTGGTGCTCAACGAGATCGCGAAGGATCCGGCGCGGTCGATGATCGTCATCGATCCCGTCGTCACCGACACCGCCAAGATGGCCGACTTCCACCTGCGGGTGCGTCCCGGCACCGACGCGTGGTGCCTGGCCGCGCTGGCCGCGGTCCTCGTCCAGGAAAACCTTTGCGACGAAGCCTTTCTCGCCGAGCACGTGCGCGGCGCCGACGCCGTCCGCCATGCGTTGCGTGACGTGGCGGTGTCCGAGTACGCGGCGCACTGCGGGGTGGACGAGGAGCTGCTGCGCACCGCAGCGCGGCGCATCGGCACCGCGGACAGCGTGGCGGTGTTCGAGGATCTCGGCGTGCAGCAGGCGCCCAACAGCACGCTGTGCTCCTACCTGAACAAGCTGCTGTGGATCCTGACCGGGAACTTCGCGAAACGCGGTGGCCAGCATCTGCATTCGTCGTTCGCGCCGCTATTCGGCCAGTTCTCCGGGCGCACCCCGGTGACCGGCGCGCCCATCATCTCCGGCCTGGTGCCGTCGAACGTGGTGCCCGAGGAGATCCTGACCGACCACCCGGACCGGTTCCGGGCCATGATCGTGGAGAGCAGCAATCCCGCACACTCGCTGGCCAATTCGGCGGCGTGCCGGGAGGCCTTCGCGTCGCTGGAACTGATGGTGGTCATCGACGTGGCGATGACCGAGACGGCCCGGCTGGCGCACTATGTGCTGCCGGCCGCCTCCCAGTTCGAGAAGCCCGAGGCCACCTTCTTCAACCTGGAGTTCCCGCGCAACACCTTTCAGCTGCGCCGCCCGCTGCTGACGCCGCTGCCGGGCACGCTGCCCGAACCCGAGATCTGGGCCCGGCTGGTGCGGGCGCTCGGGGTGGTGACGGAGGCGGATCTGCGGCCGCTGCACGACGCCGCGCGGCGCGGCCGGCACGCCTACACCGAAGCGTTCCTGACCGCTGTGTCCACCAATCCGACTGTGGCGCAGCTACTTCCGTTTGTGCTGTACGAAACGCTGGGGCCCACCCTGCCGGACGGACTGCGTGGCGCCGCCGCGCTGTGGGGCCTGGCCCAAAAGACCGCGCTGACCTATCCGGAGGCGGTGCGCCGCGCCGGTCACGCCGACGGCAACGCGCTGTTCGACGCCATCCTGGACAACCCGTCGGGGGTGACGTTCACCGTGCACGACTACGCGGACGACTTCACCCTGATCGGCCATCCCGACCACAAGATCGCGCTCGAAATCCCGGCGATGCTGCAAGAATTGGCGAAGCTGTCGAGCGGCCCGCCGCGGCTGACCACCGAAGAGTTCCCGATCGTGCTGTCGGTGGGGGAGCGGCGCGCCTATACCGCCAACGACATCTTCCGCGACCCGTCCTGGCGCAAACGCGATGCCGAGGGCGCGCTGCGGGTCAGCGTCGAAGACGCCCAGGCCCTCGGGCTGGCCGACGGGTGCCGCGCCCGGATCAGCACCGCGGCGGGCAGCGCCGAGGCCACCGTCGAGATCAGCGAGACCATGCTGGCCGGTCATGCCGCATTGCCCAACGGTTTTGGGCTGGACTACGTCGGCGACGACGGGCGCACCGTCGTTCCCGGGGTGGCGCCGAACGCGCTGACCTCCACGCAGTGGCGCGACCCCTACGCCGGCACACCGTGGCACAAGCACGTCCCGGCGCGGATCGAGGCTTTGGCAGACGCTAGGCGGTGA